The genomic stretch GCCCCCGGAGTTGTGGGCGTCAGCAACCACGCCGGATCTCGGGCGACGGCCGATCCGCGCGTGATGGCCGCGGTGCTGCGGACCGTCAGGGCTAGAGGGCTCTGGTTCGAGGAGAACCGCACCACCCCCGCGTCGGTCGCCTCTACCATCGCCGCCGGCCTCGGGATGCGCGTGGTGCTGGTCACGACCTATCTGGACGACCCCCCGGTTGACATCGAAGGCAAGGTACGCGCGCTGATTGCCACCGCCGTCACGCGGGGGTCGGTGGTCGCGGTCGCCCACATCACCACCGGCACGCCCGCGGTGGTGCGCCGTCTGCTGCCCGAGTTTCAGCGGGCCGGGATCGCATTCGTGCCCGTGACGGAGTTCCTCAAGGAGGCCGGCCGCCCGTAGCGAATCCGGTGACATTCATGTCCCGGGTCCTCCTCGTCGACGACGACAAGAAGCTCCTGCCGTTACTGGAGCGCGGTTTCCGCTTTGAGGGATTCGAGGTGCTCGCCGCCGCCACCGGTGAGGACGGCCTGGCCCTGGCCCGAACCCGCACTCCCGATGTCGTCGTCCTCGACATCGGCCTTCCGGCGCTCGACGGGCTCGAGGTCTGCCGGTCCCTGCGGCGCCACGCGGATATCCCGATCATCATGCTCACCGCCCGGGACGAGGTCGCCGA from bacterium encodes the following:
- a CDS encoding divergent polysaccharide deacetylase family protein yields the protein MILLVLTLTLTAALIAGPPGAQAAAPPRVAIVFEHAGPSLSDLAPIYAMHKPFGLGIFPRMRYSAQIAREAAAHGLTPMLHLPMEARNPADMGQVPGAVWVRMTDAQIARVVDEDLASAPGVVGVSNHAGSRATADPRVMAAVLRTVRARGLWFEENRTTPASVASTIAAGLGMRVVLVTTYLDDPPVDIEGKVRALIATAVTRGSVVAVAHITTGTPAVVRRLLPEFQRAGIAFVPVTEFLKEAGRP